Proteins co-encoded in one Sporosarcina sp. FSL K6-1522 genomic window:
- a CDS encoding hydroxymethylglutaryl-CoA lyase produces the protein MTVRRFPTSVHIREVGPRDGLQNESTFVPTKDKIEWINQLSSSGLNYIEVTSFVNPKWIPALSDAEIVAKGIQKAPNVTYAALVPNMRGLIRALDSPIDEVSVFLSASESHNKKNINKTIRETEVVLAEVTREAIANHKSVRGYLSTVFGCPFEGKVDINEVIRLTDSLFEMGIEELSLGDTIGVANPVHVQIVLEALLKRYPQEKIAMHFHNTRGTAMANVLASLEMGITKFDSSLGGLGGCPYAPGASGNLATDDLHYMLTSMGIQTNIQTDKLHSAALFIQDKMNKPLDSYTVKYGMKD, from the coding sequence CATATTCGAGAGGTAGGGCCAAGAGACGGCTTACAGAATGAAAGTACGTTTGTCCCTACAAAAGACAAAATCGAATGGATCAACCAGCTTTCTTCATCTGGACTTAATTATATAGAAGTGACCTCTTTTGTTAATCCGAAATGGATTCCTGCATTATCTGATGCAGAGATTGTGGCGAAAGGGATTCAAAAAGCTCCCAACGTGACTTATGCAGCACTTGTGCCTAATATGAGAGGATTAATCCGTGCTTTGGATAGTCCAATCGATGAAGTTTCCGTTTTTCTTTCAGCGAGCGAATCGCATAATAAGAAAAATATCAACAAGACAATTAGAGAAACAGAGGTTGTATTAGCCGAAGTTACCCGTGAAGCGATTGCCAATCACAAATCGGTAAGAGGCTATCTGTCAACTGTATTTGGCTGTCCCTTTGAAGGCAAGGTCGACATAAATGAAGTCATTCGACTAACAGATTCTTTGTTTGAAATGGGGATAGAAGAACTATCATTGGGTGATACAATTGGCGTCGCGAATCCGGTACATGTTCAAATTGTGTTGGAAGCGCTTCTCAAACGCTATCCACAAGAGAAAATCGCTATGCACTTCCATAACACACGTGGGACTGCGATGGCAAATGTCCTGGCTTCTTTAGAGATGGGAATCACAAAATTTGATAGCTCGCTAGGTGGCTTAGGTGGCTGTCCGTATGCCCCGGGTGCTTCGGGAAATTTAGCAACCGACGATCTCCATTACATGTTAACGAGTATGGGGATTCAAACAAATATCCAAACAGACAAACTCCATTCCGCTGCACTATTCATTCAAGATAAAATGAATAAACCTTTGGACAGTTATACGGTAAAATACGGTATGAAAGATTAA
- the hprK gene encoding HPr(Ser) kinase/phosphatase encodes MKSITVEALMTKFSLEVLTGQDQLHRIILKSETRRPGLEFIDDFAFIGMEHIQILGKNEINYLHTLSDEECKMRIGNIVKYNPPCIIITWQQEEPVGLLQYCAEEGIPVLRTREATSIFNPKLDAYLVKTLAAEIAIHGVCVNVAGIGILLRGKSGVGKSETAHTLIGKGHRLVADDIVVLKKISPQVLLGTHDGKNREFLALRSVGLLNVVRLYGRTAFQDETRIVLDIELTKWQENALNNELELEEKFVEYMGVKVPHIQIQLQPGRDVAGLIEAAANNWYLKQEGYSATEEFMQRIEAEIADASSE; translated from the coding sequence ATGAAATCAATAACTGTTGAAGCGTTAATGACGAAGTTTTCACTGGAAGTACTAACTGGACAAGACCAACTTCATCGTATCATCCTAAAATCCGAGACACGCCGTCCTGGACTAGAATTTATCGATGACTTTGCGTTTATCGGGATGGAGCATATTCAAATTTTAGGGAAAAATGAAATTAACTATTTACATACACTGAGTGATGAGGAATGCAAAATGCGGATTGGCAATATTGTGAAGTACAATCCACCGTGTATCATTATTACATGGCAGCAGGAGGAGCCTGTGGGCTTACTGCAATACTGTGCAGAGGAAGGCATTCCTGTATTGCGTACACGGGAAGCAACGAGTATATTTAATCCGAAGCTCGATGCGTATTTAGTGAAGACATTGGCGGCTGAAATTGCGATACATGGGGTTTGTGTCAATGTGGCGGGCATTGGGATCTTATTACGAGGCAAGTCAGGGGTCGGGAAAAGCGAAACGGCACATACATTGATTGGTAAAGGACATCGACTTGTGGCGGATGATATTGTCGTGCTCAAAAAAATCAGTCCACAAGTACTGTTAGGTACCCACGATGGGAAGAATAGAGAATTTCTTGCATTGCGCAGTGTCGGTCTGTTGAATGTCGTGCGTTTATATGGACGAACAGCTTTTCAAGATGAGACGCGTATTGTACTCGATATCGAACTGACAAAATGGCAGGAAAATGCTTTAAACAATGAGTTGGAGCTGGAAGAGAAGTTTGTGGAATATATGGGCGTGAAAGTGCCACATATTCAAATACAACTGCAACCAGGGCGCGATGTCGCAGGGTTAATCGAAGCGGCGGCGAATAACTGGTACTTGAAACAAGAAGGCTATAGTGCAACAGAAGAGTTTATGCAACGTATAGAAGCGGAAATTGCGGATGCGAGTTCGGAATAA
- a CDS encoding AAA domain-containing protein, with protein MKQQVMRCGLGITDNARKGMAKFTKDEHAFFAMQDAFDIHIEKRPTNRQGNMSFSLFFDNDTNDVLAKRLEGKVAVMECVYQHDGFLATGFHVRGRKEVVRTNRRLPIRLKFQLGRNSGATMPVELYTSLRELPIAEERSEYVKKRIASWEGYLRIQERNADVADVTSAFSRASFSEDFSKLRLTCSGLKAADWRAIKGFSAKMTGASQDIGNVLNAYQSKGIVEIELNRHYKELARQNKWHLKSHKEVTFSNFAELSQVRRLRKGFKDLQDGLAANANLEKVLFEERPTVRISNKQPQLVFHNTLNKFQKEAVTGAMTSHDLYVIQGPPGTGKTTVISEICHQNVKAGLRTLVASQANLAVDNALGRLLSHQDIRILRYGRTESIEEEGKKFIEENVALNWKNQTLAAVNEQLQSHSERATQLDEDIRFCETELQDLQQELDTLAEKIILKKAAQEEQATCTKELNVLTKKLERLTVEREALISKQATLEQTAAEIATTRQYIEQQIEAQDMSAQTIAQMEQLAQQIKELQNTISYRQTLQQIQDTEHSLAAIQQAREVKQHTLDTLHAFLNELTVIVKLDELKEQLVACEIVPPIAINQQITSLERQISDIQSNQSMNAYSEWQSLTVRLSTAIANIEGLLKKHGFLYPSTQRGLNHKYTSVADIHGMIDQIGRFLIAPKTKSTLESRSYSPERYDYLEKIAIALEMLRERRSYAKGQSAAFEQQNQLLQQSKQLFTAIKTAMGEYVQQSISSLEQERTVMEQEAEQRQLDCQQHQQTSANFRALLDTVDETTALYMLQEELASKEQVYAEHQQAKATLDRSVQELEAIHSDAEETAKQLEQTISTLQAVSEESQSLQEASAKQQTVLAELADILQQKPEEERRQALHAFEAISDQLQTLAKDKERMPITHALQQQWLTLLTEANDYDLDEIRKLYVQHANVIGTTCVASARRDFMEEYPTFDVVIIDEVSKATPPELLLPMLKGKKIILVGDHHQLPPLVGQETLEEFLEEIDNQQEKKEFKQLLNESLFERLFRTLPKQNKTMLGIQYRMHESIMQTITPFYEEGNYSLQCGLTDSDAARDHLLTSRYIKRNDHLLWFDMPNKPAYFEEKVKGGTSRFNQAELTMINKLLVDLDDATNRAKQEGRMEQEAKKSVGVISYYGEQVKRIDRLLQHELMPEHLHYRTGSVDKFQGMEMDVIILSFVRNHEEKGGDIGFARDYRRLNVALSRARELLIIVGSSDMFTVRTKHQSSRDMYGRLLADIKQKNGFRAFETYGKL; from the coding sequence GTGAAACAGCAAGTGATGCGATGCGGCCTAGGAATAACGGATAACGCTCGTAAAGGAATGGCCAAGTTTACAAAGGATGAGCACGCTTTTTTTGCGATGCAAGACGCATTTGATATACATATTGAAAAACGTCCGACCAATCGACAAGGCAATATGTCGTTTTCCTTGTTCTTTGATAATGATACGAATGATGTATTAGCGAAACGACTTGAGGGTAAAGTGGCCGTCATGGAATGTGTGTATCAGCACGATGGTTTTCTGGCAACAGGTTTTCATGTGAGAGGCCGCAAAGAGGTTGTCCGCACAAATCGCCGCCTTCCAATACGTCTAAAGTTTCAACTAGGTCGAAATAGTGGGGCGACGATGCCTGTTGAATTGTATACAAGTCTTCGTGAGCTACCAATTGCCGAGGAACGATCGGAATATGTAAAGAAGCGGATTGCCAGTTGGGAAGGGTATTTGCGCATTCAAGAACGCAATGCAGATGTCGCAGATGTGACGTCGGCTTTTTCGCGTGCGAGTTTTAGTGAAGATTTCAGCAAATTACGGCTTACCTGCAGTGGTTTGAAGGCCGCGGATTGGCGTGCCATTAAAGGGTTTAGTGCGAAAATGACAGGGGCTTCACAGGACATTGGAAACGTTTTGAATGCCTATCAATCGAAGGGGATTGTCGAGATTGAGCTCAACCGTCACTATAAAGAGCTGGCTCGTCAAAATAAATGGCACCTCAAATCGCATAAGGAAGTGACGTTCAGCAATTTCGCGGAGCTGAGCCAAGTACGGCGTTTGCGAAAAGGCTTCAAGGATCTACAAGATGGCTTGGCTGCCAATGCTAATCTTGAAAAAGTCCTGTTTGAAGAGCGCCCGACTGTGCGTATTTCAAATAAACAGCCCCAACTCGTTTTTCATAATACATTAAACAAATTTCAGAAAGAAGCGGTCACGGGCGCCATGACCTCTCATGATCTGTATGTCATTCAAGGACCACCAGGAACGGGCAAGACGACCGTTATCTCCGAAATTTGTCACCAGAACGTCAAAGCCGGATTGCGCACACTCGTCGCATCTCAAGCGAATTTAGCGGTAGACAATGCGCTCGGTCGATTATTGTCGCATCAAGATATTCGGATTTTGCGCTATGGACGAACAGAGAGCATTGAAGAAGAAGGCAAAAAATTTATCGAAGAAAATGTGGCGCTTAATTGGAAAAATCAGACGCTAGCGGCCGTCAATGAACAACTGCAGTCTCATTCCGAAAGAGCTACGCAGCTGGACGAGGATATTCGTTTTTGTGAAACTGAGTTACAAGATTTGCAGCAGGAATTGGATACACTTGCAGAGAAAATTATCTTGAAAAAAGCTGCCCAAGAAGAGCAGGCGACATGTACAAAGGAGCTCAATGTGCTGACGAAAAAGCTAGAGCGTCTAACTGTAGAACGTGAGGCACTCATTAGCAAACAAGCAACGCTCGAACAGACCGCTGCTGAAATAGCAACAACTCGCCAGTACATTGAACAACAGATAGAAGCGCAAGACATGAGCGCGCAGACGATTGCACAAATGGAGCAGTTAGCGCAGCAAATAAAAGAACTGCAAAATACCATTAGCTATCGACAAACGCTCCAACAGATACAAGATACAGAACATTCGCTGGCTGCGATTCAACAAGCACGCGAAGTAAAACAGCACACGCTCGACACACTCCATGCCTTTTTGAACGAGTTAACGGTGATTGTCAAATTGGATGAGCTGAAAGAGCAACTAGTAGCTTGTGAAATTGTACCGCCAATAGCAATCAACCAACAAATCACCTCATTGGAACGTCAAATTAGTGACATCCAATCGAATCAGTCAATGAATGCCTACAGTGAATGGCAAAGTCTTACAGTTCGGCTGTCGACGGCAATTGCGAATATCGAAGGATTATTGAAGAAACACGGATTTTTGTACCCTTCTACGCAGCGAGGACTCAATCATAAATATACGTCAGTAGCGGATATCCATGGCATGATTGACCAAATCGGGCGCTTTTTAATTGCACCGAAGACGAAGAGTACGTTGGAATCTAGAAGTTATTCGCCTGAAAGGTATGACTATCTTGAAAAAATAGCCATCGCGTTAGAAATGCTACGTGAACGTCGATCCTATGCGAAAGGCCAAAGTGCTGCATTCGAACAACAAAATCAATTGCTTCAACAATCCAAACAGCTATTTACAGCGATAAAAACCGCAATGGGCGAGTATGTGCAGCAATCGATTTCTAGTTTAGAGCAAGAAAGGACCGTGATGGAACAAGAGGCGGAACAGCGTCAATTGGACTGCCAACAACACCAACAAACAAGTGCCAATTTCCGGGCATTACTCGATACTGTCGATGAAACGACGGCGCTGTATATGTTGCAGGAAGAGTTGGCGTCTAAAGAGCAAGTCTATGCGGAACATCAACAAGCTAAGGCTACGCTTGATCGTTCTGTACAGGAGTTAGAGGCGATTCATAGCGATGCAGAAGAGACGGCCAAACAACTGGAACAGACGATTTCGACACTTCAAGCAGTGAGCGAGGAGAGTCAATCGTTACAAGAAGCATCTGCGAAACAGCAAACAGTGCTTGCTGAATTGGCGGACATACTGCAACAAAAGCCAGAGGAAGAGCGTCGACAGGCACTTCATGCATTCGAAGCCATATCAGATCAACTCCAAACATTGGCAAAGGACAAAGAGCGGATGCCGATTACACATGCGTTGCAACAACAATGGTTAACGCTATTAACAGAGGCCAATGATTATGATTTGGATGAAATTCGTAAGCTCTATGTACAACATGCCAATGTTATCGGTACAACATGTGTCGCGTCTGCACGGCGTGATTTTATGGAAGAGTATCCGACATTCGATGTGGTCATCATCGATGAAGTGTCAAAAGCGACTCCTCCCGAATTGCTACTGCCGATGCTAAAAGGGAAAAAGATTATTTTAGTCGGCGATCATCATCAGTTACCGCCACTCGTTGGACAAGAAACGTTAGAGGAGTTTCTGGAGGAAATCGATAATCAACAAGAGAAGAAAGAATTTAAACAACTGTTAAACGAATCGTTATTTGAGCGTCTTTTCAGAACGTTACCTAAACAAAATAAGACGATGCTTGGGATTCAATACCGGATGCACGAAAGCATCATGCAAACGATTACGCCCTTTTACGAAGAAGGGAATTACAGCTTGCAATGTGGCTTAACAGATTCGGATGCCGCACGGGATCATTTGCTGACCTCTCGCTATATTAAGCGCAACGACCATCTTCTGTGGTTTGATATGCCAAACAAACCGGCATACTTTGAAGAGAAAGTGAAGGGCGGTACAAGTCGCTTTAACCAAGCCGAATTGACGATGATCAACAAGCTACTCGTCGATTTAGATGACGCAACGAATCGAGCGAAGCAAGAAGGACGCATGGAGCAAGAGGCTAAAAAGAGTGTCGGCGTCATAAGTTATTATGGGGAACAAGTGAAGCGTATTGACCGCTTACTGCAACACGAACTCATGCCAGAACATTTGCATTATCGAACAGGGTCCGTAGATAAATTCCAAGGGATGGAAATGGACGTCATTATTTTGAGCTTCGTACGAAATCATGAGGAGAAGGGCGGAGACATCGGCTTTGCACGGGATTATCGTCGCTTAAATGTCGCCTTGTCACGTGCGCGTGAATTGCTCATTATTGTCGGCAGCTCGGACATGTTTACCGTGCGGACCAAACACCAAAGTTCGAGGGACATGTACGGACGTTTATTGGCAGATATTAAACAGAAAAATGGTTTTAGAGCGTTTGAAACATATGGTAAATTGTGA
- a CDS encoding small, acid-soluble spore protein L: MAKSNNRNKGKKATSVTPQGNGNTEFAQEPTTKLENAAKKKNTK; the protein is encoded by the coding sequence ATGGCGAAAAGTAATAATCGCAACAAAGGCAAAAAAGCAACGAGCGTCACACCGCAAGGAAATGGCAATACAGAGTTTGCACAAGAGCCCACAACGAAATTGGAAAATGCGGCTAAAAAGAAAAATACAAAATAA
- a CDS encoding pseudouridine synthase: MRLNQFISSSGFCSRRKADALIKEGKVTVNGQLIALGQVIDEGDRVEVDGQRIAAKQRDIYVMLNKPRGIICTAASHIGGNIIDFVNYPERIFPVGRLDKDSEGLILLTNDGSIVNELLLEENNHEKDYLVTVDKKITAIFIEDMAKGVDIYNPRKKDYTRTKPCKVVQIDDYCFKITLSQGLNRQIRRMCRRFQYTVTRLQRVRMKELQLGTLAIGEWRALSEEEVAKLK; the protein is encoded by the coding sequence ATGCGGCTCAATCAATTTATTAGTTCATCAGGATTTTGTTCAAGGCGCAAGGCTGATGCGTTGATTAAAGAAGGTAAGGTTACTGTGAATGGTCAGCTGATTGCGCTAGGACAAGTGATTGATGAAGGGGACCGAGTCGAAGTCGACGGACAACGAATTGCGGCGAAACAACGGGATATTTATGTGATGCTGAACAAACCACGGGGAATTATATGCACAGCGGCGAGTCATATTGGGGGGAATATTATTGACTTTGTGAATTATCCAGAACGTATTTTTCCTGTAGGACGGCTCGATAAGGACTCAGAAGGGCTTATTTTGTTAACCAATGATGGTAGCATTGTTAATGAACTGTTGCTAGAAGAAAATAATCATGAAAAAGATTATTTGGTGACTGTCGATAAGAAAATTACCGCAATATTTATAGAGGATATGGCAAAGGGCGTAGACATTTATAACCCTCGAAAAAAAGACTATACCCGAACAAAGCCTTGTAAAGTTGTTCAAATCGATGATTATTGCTTTAAAATTACGTTGTCACAAGGCTTAAACCGTCAAATTCGGCGCATGTGCAGACGTTTTCAGTATACGGTCACACGTTTACAGCGAGTGCGCATGAAAGAACTTCAACTAGGGACATTAGCGATAGGTGAATGGCGCGCATTATCTGAAGAAGAGGTTGCAAAGTTGAAATAA